In Sporomusaceae bacterium FL31, the following proteins share a genomic window:
- the abfD_2 gene encoding 4-hydroxybutyryl-CoA dehydratase, translated as MKTAEQYEDSLRQLNFKVYLQGELVENPVDHPIIRPSMNSVKATYELAQQPEYEELMTATSHITGKKINRFCHLHQSPEDLVKKVKMQRLLGQKTAACFQRCVGMDAINAVDSVTYEMDKKLGTHYHERFISFLLNMQEEDWTVDGAMTDPKGDRGLGPSKQADPDLYVRVVEKREDGIVVRGAKCHQTGALNSHWILVMPTISMTQEDTDYAVSFVAPADAEGIFYIYGRQSCDTRKLEGGDIDVGNKQYGGHEALMVFDNVFIPWENVFMCGEYEFSGALVERFAGYHRQSYGGCKVGVGDVLIGAAALAADYNGAQKASHLKDKLIEMVHLNETLYACGIACSAEGYKTASGTYLIDLLLANVCKQNVTRFPYEIARLAEDIAGGLMVTMPSEKDLHHPVIGQVVEKYFKGVAAVPTEYRMRILRLIENITLGTAAVGYRTESMHGAGSPQAQRIMIARQGNIGQKKELAKAIAGIPAKG; from the coding sequence ATGAAAACTGCGGAGCAATATGAGGACAGTTTACGTCAACTGAATTTTAAGGTTTATCTACAGGGAGAGCTGGTTGAAAATCCAGTTGATCATCCAATCATCAGACCATCCATGAACTCGGTTAAGGCTACTTATGAATTGGCGCAGCAGCCTGAATATGAGGAGCTTATGACGGCGACATCCCATATTACCGGCAAAAAAATTAACCGTTTTTGCCACCTGCATCAAAGTCCTGAAGATTTGGTTAAGAAGGTAAAAATGCAGCGGTTGCTTGGACAAAAAACGGCTGCCTGTTTTCAGCGCTGTGTTGGGATGGACGCGATCAATGCTGTTGACAGTGTCACTTATGAGATGGATAAAAAGCTTGGTACTCACTACCATGAGAGATTTATCAGCTTTCTTCTGAATATGCAGGAAGAAGACTGGACTGTTGATGGTGCAATGACTGATCCTAAAGGTGACCGAGGGCTTGGGCCAAGTAAGCAGGCAGACCCTGATTTATATGTCCGCGTCGTGGAAAAACGCGAAGATGGTATTGTTGTTCGAGGTGCAAAATGCCATCAGACTGGCGCTCTGAATTCTCATTGGATTTTAGTCATGCCGACAATCTCCATGACTCAGGAAGATACCGATTATGCCGTTTCTTTTGTAGCACCTGCTGACGCAGAGGGAATCTTCTATATCTATGGTCGTCAATCGTGCGATACCCGTAAGCTTGAGGGCGGCGATATTGATGTTGGGAACAAACAATATGGCGGACATGAAGCGCTGATGGTTTTTGATAATGTCTTTATTCCTTGGGAAAACGTGTTCATGTGTGGCGAATACGAGTTTAGTGGTGCGCTGGTTGAACGCTTCGCCGGTTACCATCGCCAAAGTTATGGCGGCTGTAAAGTCGGAGTCGGCGATGTACTGATTGGTGCTGCTGCACTTGCTGCTGACTATAATGGCGCGCAGAAGGCTTCACATCTAAAGGATAAGCTTATTGAGATGGTTCATCTCAATGAAACCCTGTATGCGTGCGGCATTGCCTGTTCAGCGGAAGGCTATAAGACGGCATCGGGTACTTATTTAATTGATCTCTTGCTCGCCAATGTCTGTAAACAAAACGTTACCCGTTTTCCATACGAAATAGCCCGGCTGGCTGAGGATATAGCTGGTGGTTTGATGGTTACAATGCCATCCGAAAAAGATCTTCATCATCCTGTCATTGGGCAGGTTGTAGAAAAATACTTCAAAGGTGTGGCAGCAGTGCCAACTGAATACCGAATGCGCATTTTGCGGCTTATTGAGAATATTACTCTTGGCACAGCCGCTGTTGGGTATCGTACCGAATCTATGCACGGAGCTGGATCACCGCAAGCTCAGCGTATCATGATTGCCCGCCAAGGCAATATTGGACAGAAAAAAGAACTGGCTAAGGCTATAGCCGGTATTCCCGCGAAAGGTTAA
- a CDS encoding NifU family protein: MAALETVIEEKVRPALQAHHGDIEIIGVTPEGIAQIRLTGACSTCPGAQQTISELIESAIKEACPEIKGVTPVFQVSEELIDMALQLLRKA, translated from the coding sequence ATGGCAGCATTAGAAACAGTCATTGAGGAGAAGGTAAGACCGGCTCTTCAAGCACATCATGGGGATATTGAGATCATTGGGGTTACCCCTGAAGGAATTGCTCAAATCAGGCTGACCGGGGCATGCAGTACATGCCCCGGGGCTCAGCAAACCATCAGTGAATTGATTGAGTCCGCGATTAAAGAAGCATGTCCGGAAATTAAGGGGGTAACCCCTGTATTTCAGGTGAGTGAAGAGTTAATCGATATGGCGCTTCAACTATTGCGTAAGGCATAG
- the cat2 gene encoding 4-hydroxybutyrate CoA-transferase, translating to MENWRNLYHHKIMGADQALKLIKSGDRVVIGHACGEPQTLVEAMVKRAPELRDVEIVHMVAMGQAKYAQPGMEASFRHNALFVGSSTRKAVEEGRADYTPCFFSEVPRLFRNKLLPVDVALLQITPPDQDGFCSYGVSVDYTQPAAESATTVICQMNSNLPVTGGAKIHLDHIHAIVEQDQPLLELKPPQIGEVERKIGEHVASLIPDGATLQLGIGAIPDAVLLFLGDKKNLGIHSEMFSDGVVFLAESGVITNRKKTINNGKFIATFLMGTQKLYDFVNHNPDVEMRSVDYVNDPYIVGQHDQMISINSAIQVDLMGQVNAEMIGSKQFSGIGGQVDFVRGASRSVGGKSIIALPSTAANGKISRITVELDRRAAVSTSRNDVHVVVTEFGIAELRGKTLRERARALIAIAHPDFRAILSEQAGI from the coding sequence TTGGAAAACTGGAGAAACCTCTATCACCATAAAATTATGGGGGCCGACCAGGCTCTAAAACTTATTAAATCTGGAGATCGGGTAGTGATTGGGCATGCCTGCGGCGAACCCCAAACACTTGTTGAAGCAATGGTTAAACGTGCGCCTGAGCTGCGTGATGTGGAAATCGTGCACATGGTCGCTATGGGGCAGGCCAAATACGCCCAGCCAGGAATGGAAGCAAGCTTTCGCCATAATGCTCTTTTTGTTGGCTCATCGACTCGCAAAGCAGTAGAAGAGGGGCGAGCCGATTACACACCCTGCTTTTTCTCCGAAGTACCACGGCTTTTTCGCAATAAGCTGTTGCCTGTAGATGTTGCTTTATTACAGATAACGCCTCCGGATCAAGATGGATTCTGCAGCTACGGAGTATCGGTAGACTACACGCAGCCTGCTGCCGAGAGTGCAACTACGGTAATTTGTCAGATGAACAGCAATCTTCCTGTTACCGGTGGTGCAAAAATACATCTTGATCATATTCATGCTATTGTCGAGCAGGACCAACCTTTGCTTGAACTAAAGCCACCTCAAATCGGAGAAGTTGAACGCAAAATTGGTGAACATGTAGCCAGTCTTATTCCAGATGGAGCAACCCTGCAGCTCGGAATTGGAGCCATACCGGATGCTGTTTTGTTATTCTTGGGGGACAAGAAAAATCTTGGGATTCATTCTGAAATGTTTAGTGATGGCGTTGTTTTTCTTGCGGAGTCTGGCGTTATTACCAATAGGAAAAAGACGATCAATAATGGCAAATTTATTGCTACTTTCCTTATGGGAACACAGAAGCTCTATGATTTTGTGAATCACAACCCTGACGTTGAAATGCGGTCGGTTGATTATGTCAATGATCCTTATATCGTAGGCCAGCATGATCAGATGATCTCTATTAACTCGGCCATACAAGTTGATCTTATGGGGCAAGTGAATGCTGAAATGATCGGCAGTAAGCAATTTAGTGGTATTGGCGGTCAAGTCGATTTTGTGCGCGGCGCTAGTCGTTCCGTTGGCGGCAAGTCAATTATTGCTCTGCCATCCACTGCGGCGAATGGTAAAATATCGAGAATTACTGTAGAACTAGATCGTAGAGCCGCTGTATCGACATCAAGAAATGACGTGCATGTTGTGGTTACTGAATTTGGGATAGCCGAACTGCGTGGTAAGACTTTGCGAGAGCGAGCCCGCGCTCTGATAGCCATCGCCCATCCCGATTTTCGGGCAATTCTGTCAGAGCAGGCAGGAATTTAA